One Leptolyngbyaceae cyanobacterium DNA window includes the following coding sequences:
- a CDS encoding PspA/IM30 family protein, giving the protein MASEWRVSMGLIDRVLRVVRANINHLIGESEDPEKVLEQAVLDMQEQLIHLRQAVAQAIATKKRTERDVSNAQSNADSWQSRAQLALQKGDENLAREALVRRKSYLDNAKIMQSQLESQSGIINKLKEDLRTLEGKIAEARTKKDLYIARARSAQASQKLNEMMNKFNPSGSLSAFERMEEKVLQLEARSEAIAQLGTNELEQKFAALEGNSEVDGELAAMKAKTIAGKNAAQLPSVQSSPGRNSELDEELEKLRSQLEKS; this is encoded by the coding sequence ATGGCGAGTGAATGGAGAGTCAGTATGGGACTGATCGATCGCGTACTGCGGGTGGTTCGCGCTAATATCAATCATCTAATCGGTGAGTCTGAAGATCCGGAGAAGGTTCTGGAACAGGCTGTGCTGGATATGCAGGAACAACTAATTCATTTGCGGCAGGCAGTAGCCCAAGCTATAGCAACTAAAAAACGCACCGAACGGGATGTGAGTAATGCCCAGTCGAATGCTGATTCTTGGCAAAGTCGCGCTCAACTAGCTTTGCAAAAAGGGGATGAAAATTTGGCGCGGGAAGCTTTGGTACGGCGCAAGTCATATTTGGACAATGCCAAGATCATGCAATCCCAATTGGAAAGTCAAAGTGGGATTATCAATAAGCTAAAGGAAGACTTGCGGACTTTGGAAGGCAAAATTGCCGAAGCTAGAACGAAAAAAGATCTATACATTGCCCGCGCTCGTTCTGCTCAAGCATCTCAAAAGCTCAATGAGATGATGAACAAATTTAATCCTAGCGGGTCTTTGAGCGCGTTTGAACGGATGGAAGAGAAGGTTTTGCAATTAGAAGCCCGATCGGAAGCGATCGCTCAATTGGGAACGAACGAATTAGAACAGAAGTTTGCTGCCTTGGAAGGTAATAGCGAGGTGGACGGGGAACTAGCGGCTATGAAGGCAAAAACGATCGCAGGCAAAAATGCGGCTCAGTTACCTTCGGTTCAATCATCGCCTGGGAGAAACTCAGAGCTTGATGAAGAATTGGAAAAATTGCGCTCTCAGCTAGAGAAATCTTGA
- a CDS encoding PspA/IM30 family protein, with protein MRLISQASLLTDQTRVQPRRKNKVMGLFDRISRLVRANLNDVVSKAEDPEKILEQSIIDMQEDLVQLRQAVAQAIATQKRTQQQYNQAQSEANNWQSRAQLALQKGDENLAREALVRKKSQGDTAAALKQTLDQQSGQVDTLKRNLIALESKISEAKTKKDMLKARISAAKANEQLQNAVGKLGTSSAMGAFERMEEKVLMMEARAQSAQELTGNNLEEQFKQLESGSDVDDELMAMKAQLAGSSPNQAALPGSPQNTTTSSTSSSSSASSSSSAVDKDLEELRKQIDQL; from the coding sequence ATGAGGCTGATTTCACAAGCCAGCCTTTTAACCGACCAAACCAGAGTACAACCTAGAAGGAAAAACAAAGTTATGGGATTATTCGATCGCATTAGCCGACTAGTCCGGGCCAACCTGAATGATGTTGTCAGTAAAGCAGAAGATCCGGAAAAGATTCTAGAGCAGTCAATTATTGATATGCAGGAAGACTTGGTGCAACTGCGTCAAGCTGTTGCTCAGGCGATCGCTACTCAAAAACGTACCCAACAACAATACAACCAAGCTCAATCAGAAGCAAATAATTGGCAAAGTCGCGCTCAACTAGCCCTGCAAAAAGGCGATGAAAATCTGGCTAGGGAAGCTCTCGTTCGGAAGAAGTCCCAAGGCGATACCGCAGCTGCCCTCAAGCAAACTCTCGATCAGCAATCTGGCCAAGTAGATACCCTCAAGCGTAACCTGATTGCTTTGGAAAGCAAGATTTCCGAAGCTAAGACGAAGAAAGATATGCTCAAAGCGCGGATTTCTGCGGCGAAGGCAAACGAGCAATTGCAAAATGCTGTTGGTAAGCTGGGTACTAGCAGCGCAATGGGTGCCTTCGAGCGGATGGAAGAAAAAGTTTTGATGATGGAAGCTCGCGCCCAGTCAGCACAAGAGTTAACTGGTAATAACCTGGAAGAGCAATTTAAGCAGCTGGAATCTGGTAGCGATGTGGATGATGAGTTGATGGCGATGAAAGCTCAGTTGGCTGGTTCTTCTCCTAACCAAGCTGCTTTACCGGGTTCTCCTCAAAATACTACTACTTCTTCTACTTCTTCATCTTCTTCTGCTTCTTCATCTAGTTCAGCAGTTGATAAGGACTTGGAAGAACTGCGAAAGCAAATCGACCAACTCTAA